In a single window of the Pseudomonas entomophila genome:
- a CDS encoding autoinducer binding domain-containing protein, translated as MPYWKSETMQLLLEERDPKKLFDRAADMVQALGMDYLGLTLHLHIAAHSPQVVLYNNYPPEWNTRYQQGNFFTIDPIVSKCHKTLKPLVWNDDLFREVPHMREAATRHGITHGWTQSVFDQRHNQSQLSVCRGNGVVGVEEVYEKGSLVMWLCSTLHATLSEYHLEKFSPTPHLSERELEVLKWSAAGKTASDVATILSLSTSTVNFHIRSVIGKTNAANKAGAIAIAALRGLL; from the coding sequence ATGCCTTACTGGAAGAGCGAAACCATGCAGTTATTGCTGGAGGAGCGTGACCCAAAGAAGCTGTTTGATCGGGCAGCGGACATGGTTCAAGCATTGGGCATGGATTACCTGGGCCTGACGCTGCATCTGCATATCGCTGCCCATAGCCCGCAGGTTGTGCTCTACAACAACTATCCACCCGAGTGGAACACACGTTACCAGCAGGGTAATTTCTTCACCATAGACCCAATAGTGTCAAAGTGCCACAAAACGCTCAAGCCGTTGGTCTGGAACGACGACCTGTTCCGTGAAGTACCGCACATGCGTGAAGCGGCGACCCGCCATGGCATCACCCACGGCTGGACCCAGTCGGTATTCGACCAACGGCATAACCAAAGCCAGCTGAGCGTGTGCCGCGGCAATGGAGTGGTCGGCGTGGAAGAAGTCTATGAGAAGGGGTCGCTGGTGATGTGGCTGTGCAGCACATTGCACGCAACACTCAGCGAGTACCACCTGGAGAAGTTCAGCCCGACACCTCATTTGAGCGAGCGTGAACTGGAAGTGCTGAAGTGGTCGGCAGCCGGCAAGACTGCGTCAGACGTGGCGACCATCCTGTCACTGTCGACCAGCACGGTGAACTTCCATATTCGCAGCGTGATCGGCAAGACCAACGCCGCCAACAAGGCTGGAGCCATCGCCATCGCCGCCCTGCGTGGCCTGCTCTGA
- the mscL gene encoding large-conductance mechanosensitive channel protein MscL, with protein sequence MGMLSEFKAFAVKGNVVDMAVGIIIGAAFGKIVSSFVGDVIMPPIGLLIGGVDFSDLAITLKAAEGDVPAVVLAYGKFIQTILDFIIVAFAIFMGVKVINRLKREEAVAPTAPPVPSAEETLLTEIRDLLKTQNRQP encoded by the coding sequence ATGGGCATGCTCAGTGAATTCAAGGCCTTCGCGGTCAAGGGAAATGTCGTCGACATGGCGGTGGGTATCATCATCGGCGCGGCGTTCGGCAAGATCGTCTCGTCCTTCGTCGGCGACGTGATCATGCCCCCCATTGGCCTGCTGATCGGCGGTGTGGACTTCAGCGACCTGGCCATTACGCTCAAGGCCGCCGAAGGCGATGTGCCGGCCGTGGTGTTGGCTTATGGCAAGTTCATCCAGACCATCCTCGACTTCATCATCGTCGCCTTCGCCATTTTCATGGGGGTCAAGGTGATCAACCGCCTCAAGCGCGAAGAAGCCGTGGCACCGACCGCACCGCCGGTACCAAGCGCCGAAGAGACCCTGCTGACCGAGATTCGCGACCTGCTCAAGACGCAGAACCGCCAGCCCTGA
- the radA gene encoding DNA repair protein RadA, whose protein sequence is MAKAKRLYGCTECGATFPKWAGQCGDCGAWNTLVETMIESGGAAAPSGRAGWTGQQAQIKTLAEVSVEEIPRFTTSSTELDRVLGGGLVDGSVVLIGGDPGIGKSTILLQTLCNIAVQMPALYVTGEESQQQVAMRSRRLGLPQDQLKVMTETCIETIIATARVEKPRVMVIDSIQTIFTEQLQSAPGGVAQVRESTALLVRYAKQSGTAIFLVGHVTKEGSLAGPRVLEHMVDTVLYFEGESDGRLRLLRAVKNRFGAVNELGVFGMTDRGLKEVSNPSAIFLNRTQEEVPGSVVMATWEGTRPMLVEVQALVDDSHLANPRRVTLGLDQNRLAMLLAVLHRHGGIPTHDQDVFLNVVGGVKVLETASDLALLAAVMSSLRNRPLAHGLLVFGEIGLSGEVRPVPSGQERLKEAAKHGFKRAIVPKGNAPKEAPAGLQVIAVTRLEQALDALFE, encoded by the coding sequence ATGGCCAAGGCCAAGCGCTTGTATGGCTGCACCGAGTGCGGCGCGACGTTCCCCAAGTGGGCCGGCCAGTGCGGCGACTGCGGTGCCTGGAACACCCTGGTCGAAACCATGATCGAAAGCGGTGGCGCTGCCGCACCGAGCGGCCGTGCAGGCTGGACCGGGCAGCAGGCACAGATCAAGACCCTGGCCGAGGTGAGCGTCGAGGAGATCCCGCGCTTCACCACCAGCAGCACCGAATTGGATCGAGTGCTCGGTGGAGGCCTGGTGGATGGCTCCGTGGTGTTGATCGGTGGCGACCCTGGCATCGGCAAGTCGACCATCCTCCTGCAGACCTTGTGCAACATCGCCGTGCAGATGCCTGCGCTGTACGTCACCGGCGAGGAGTCGCAGCAGCAGGTGGCCATGCGTTCGCGGCGCCTGGGCTTGCCCCAGGACCAGCTCAAGGTGATGACCGAGACCTGCATCGAGACCATCATCGCCACCGCGCGCGTGGAAAAGCCGCGGGTGATGGTGATCGACTCGATCCAGACCATCTTCACCGAGCAGTTGCAGTCGGCCCCCGGCGGCGTGGCCCAGGTGCGCGAGAGCACGGCGCTGCTGGTGCGCTACGCCAAGCAGAGCGGCACGGCGATCTTCCTGGTCGGCCATGTCACCAAGGAAGGTTCGCTCGCCGGCCCACGGGTGCTGGAACACATGGTCGACACCGTGCTGTATTTCGAGGGCGAGTCCGATGGCCGCCTGCGCCTGCTGCGGGCGGTGAAGAACCGCTTTGGCGCGGTCAACGAGCTGGGCGTGTTCGGCATGACCGACCGCGGCCTGAAAGAGGTCTCCAACCCTTCGGCGATCTTCCTCAACCGCACCCAGGAAGAAGTGCCAGGCAGCGTGGTCATGGCCACCTGGGAGGGGACCCGGCCAATGCTGGTGGAGGTGCAGGCATTGGTCGACGACAGCCACCTGGCCAACCCGCGCCGGGTAACTCTGGGCCTGGACCAGAACCGCCTGGCCATGCTGCTGGCGGTGCTGCACCGGCATGGCGGTATCCCCACCCACGATCAGGATGTGTTCCTCAACGTGGTCGGCGGGGTCAAGGTGCTGGAGACCGCTTCAGACCTGGCGCTGCTGGCGGCGGTGATGTCCAGCCTGCGCAACCGACCGCTGGCCCACGGCCTGCTGGTGTTCGGCGAGATCGGCCTGTCGGGCGAGGTGCGCCCGGTCCCTAGTGGCCAGGAGCGCTTGAAGGAAGCGGCCAAGCATGGCTTCAAGCGCGCCATCGTGCCCAAGGGCAACGCCCCGAAGGAAGCACCGGCGGGTCTGCAGGTGATCGCCGTGACCCGCCTTGAACAGGCGCTGGATGCGTTGTTCGAGTAA
- a CDS encoding DUF2474 domain-containing protein gives MNIEEKKPLWQRLGWLVLIWALSVAALGVVAYGMRMFMSAAGLSTH, from the coding sequence ATGAACATCGAAGAGAAGAAGCCGCTGTGGCAACGCCTGGGCTGGCTAGTGCTGATCTGGGCGCTGAGTGTCGCGGCGCTGGGGGTGGTGGCTTATGGCATGCGCATGTTCATGAGCGCGGCGGGGTTGAGTACCCACTGA
- a CDS encoding ferredoxin--NADP reductase has product MSASADKFTRQTLLDVQPLTPNLFSLRVSRDAGFRFRAGQFARLGVTKSDGSVVWRAYSMVSAPHDEFLDFFSIVVPGGEFTSELSRLGEGDTLLIDRQAFGYLTLDRFVGGRDLWLLATGTGIAPFMSILQDFEAWERFDNIKLVYSVREVKELAYREEIAGLEQRDHLAEFAGKLQFIPVVTREQHPGALNARITTLIENGELEKAAGLALSPEHSRIMLCGNPDMIDETRKVLKARDLQLSLSKRPGQVAVENYW; this is encoded by the coding sequence ATGTCCGCCAGTGCCGACAAGTTCACCCGCCAGACCCTGCTCGACGTCCAGCCCTTGACCCCCAACCTGTTCAGCCTGCGGGTCAGCCGCGACGCCGGGTTTCGCTTTCGCGCCGGGCAGTTCGCTCGCCTGGGGGTGACCAAGTCTGACGGCAGCGTGGTCTGGCGTGCCTACTCCATGGTCAGTGCCCCTCACGACGAATTCCTCGATTTCTTTTCCATCGTGGTTCCAGGCGGCGAGTTCACCAGCGAACTCAGCCGACTGGGCGAGGGCGACACATTGCTGATCGACCGCCAGGCGTTTGGCTACCTGACCCTGGATCGGTTTGTCGGTGGCCGTGACCTGTGGTTGTTGGCCACGGGGACTGGCATTGCGCCCTTCATGTCGATTCTCCAGGACTTCGAGGCCTGGGAACGTTTCGACAACATCAAACTGGTGTACTCGGTGCGCGAGGTCAAGGAACTGGCTTATCGGGAGGAGATCGCCGGCCTGGAGCAACGTGACCATCTGGCCGAGTTCGCCGGCAAGTTGCAGTTCATTCCGGTGGTGACCCGCGAGCAGCACCCGGGTGCATTGAATGCACGTATCACCACACTGATCGAGAATGGCGAGCTGGAGAAAGCTGCGGGGCTGGCGTTGTCACCGGAACACTCGCGAATCATGCTCTGCGGCAACCCGGACATGATCGATGAGACGCGCAAGGTGCTGAAGGCCCGCGACCTGCAACTGAGCCTGAGCAAGCGTCCTGGCCAGGTGGCGGTGGAGAATTACTGGTGA
- a CDS encoding cytochrome ubiquinol oxidase subunit I gives MFGLEALELARIQFAFTVSFHILFPAITIGLASYLAVLEGLWLKTGNNTYRDLYHFWSKIFAVNFGMGVVSGLVMAYQFGTNWSQFSDFAGSITGPLLTYEVLTAFFLEAGFLGVMLFGWNRVGRGLHFFATCMVALGTLVSTFWILASNSWMQTPQGYEIVNGQVIPVDWFAVIFNPSFPYRLMHMATAAFVATAFFVGSSAAWHLLRGRDNPAVRKMLSMAMWMALIVAPVQAVIGDFHGLNTLKHQPVKIAAIEGHWENKPGEPTPLILFGIPDMKAETTRFKVEIPALGSLILTHSLDKQVPAMKEFPAEDRPNSTIVFWSFRIMVGLGMLMILVGLWSLWLRKRGTLYSSRPFLYLTLWMGPSGLIAILAGWFTTEVGRQPWVVYGLMRTADGVSNHSYAQLGFTLVMFVVVYFALFGTGIGYMMRLVRKGPKTGEGEEHTPGGPGQQRTPARPLSAADDGHEADSASLNKGN, from the coding sequence ATGTTCGGATTAGAAGCCCTAGAGCTCGCCCGAATCCAGTTTGCCTTTACCGTGTCCTTTCACATCCTGTTCCCAGCCATCACCATTGGCCTGGCGAGCTACCTGGCAGTACTCGAAGGTCTTTGGCTGAAGACTGGCAACAATACCTACCGTGACCTCTACCACTTCTGGTCGAAGATCTTCGCCGTCAACTTCGGCATGGGCGTGGTCTCCGGCCTGGTCATGGCCTATCAGTTCGGTACGAACTGGAGCCAGTTCTCCGATTTCGCCGGCTCCATCACCGGCCCTCTGCTCACCTACGAGGTACTGACCGCCTTCTTCCTCGAGGCCGGGTTCCTCGGTGTCATGCTGTTCGGCTGGAACCGTGTCGGCCGCGGCCTGCACTTCTTCGCCACCTGCATGGTGGCGCTTGGCACGCTGGTGTCGACGTTCTGGATCCTCGCCTCCAACAGCTGGATGCAGACCCCCCAGGGCTACGAGATCGTCAATGGCCAGGTGATCCCGGTGGACTGGTTCGCCGTGATCTTCAACCCATCGTTCCCCTATCGCCTGATGCACATGGCCACCGCGGCCTTCGTCGCCACCGCGTTCTTCGTCGGTTCGTCGGCGGCTTGGCACCTGCTGCGCGGGCGTGACAACCCGGCGGTGCGCAAGATGCTGTCGATGGCCATGTGGATGGCGCTGATCGTCGCGCCGGTGCAGGCGGTGATCGGTGACTTCCATGGCCTCAACACCCTCAAGCACCAGCCGGTGAAGATCGCTGCCATCGAAGGCCACTGGGAGAACAAGCCCGGTGAGCCGACCCCGCTGATCCTGTTCGGCATCCCCGACATGAAAGCCGAGACCACGCGCTTCAAAGTCGAGATCCCGGCGCTGGGCAGCCTGATCCTCACCCACAGCCTGGACAAGCAAGTCCCGGCGATGAAGGAATTCCCAGCTGAGGACCGGCCCAACTCGACCATCGTGTTCTGGTCGTTCCGGATCATGGTCGGGCTGGGCATGCTGATGATCCTGGTCGGCTTGTGGAGCCTGTGGCTGCGCAAGCGCGGCACGCTGTACAGCTCGCGGCCATTCCTCTACCTCACCCTGTGGATGGGACCTTCGGGGCTGATCGCCATCCTCGCCGGCTGGTTCACCACCGAGGTGGGGCGCCAGCCGTGGGTGGTCTATGGCCTGATGCGCACCGCCGATGGGGTGTCCAACCACAGCTATGCGCAGTTGGGCTTCACCCTGGTGATGTTCGTGGTGGTCTACTTCGCCCTGTTCGGTACCGGCATCGGCTACATGATGCGCCTGGTGCGCAAGGGGCCGAAGACCGGCGAAGGCGAGGAGCACACCCCGGGTGGCCCTGGCCAGCAACGCACGCCGGCGCGACCGCTGTCCGCCGCCGACGATGGCCACGAGGCCGACTCCGCCAGCCTGAACAAGGGGAACTGA
- a CDS encoding LLM class flavin-dependent oxidoreductase, translated as MQFGIYSVGDVTRDPTTGRIPSEAERLSAMVRIALKAEEVGLDVFATGEHHNPPFVTSSPTTLLAFIAAQTSRLILSTSTTLITTNDPVRLAEEYAVLQHLSGGRMDLMLGRGNTAPVYPWFGKDIMQGLPLALDNYDLLHRLWREENINWEGRFRTPLHRFTSIPRPLDNLPPFVWHGSIRTPEIAEQAARHGDGFFASHILWPKGHFQRMVAFYRSRFAHYGHGTPQQAMVGLGGHIYVNRQSQVARERFRPFFDNAPVYGHGPSLEEFMRETPLSVGSPQEIIDKTLTFREQFGDYQRQLFLFDHAGIPLPEVLDMLELFGSEILPVLRRETAKGRNPGAAEPPTHAGRLAQREQRVE; from the coding sequence ATGCAATTTGGAATCTACAGCGTTGGCGACGTGACCCGCGACCCGACCACAGGCCGTATCCCCAGCGAGGCCGAGCGCCTGTCGGCGATGGTGCGCATCGCCCTCAAGGCCGAAGAGGTCGGCCTGGACGTGTTCGCCACCGGCGAGCACCACAACCCACCGTTCGTGACCTCGTCGCCCACCACCCTGCTGGCGTTCATCGCCGCGCAGACCTCACGCCTGATCCTCTCCACCTCGACCACGCTGATCACCACCAACGACCCGGTGCGCCTGGCCGAGGAATACGCAGTGCTGCAGCACCTGTCGGGCGGGCGTATGGACCTGATGCTCGGCCGCGGCAATACCGCGCCGGTCTACCCCTGGTTCGGCAAGGACATCATGCAGGGCCTGCCACTGGCGCTGGACAACTACGACCTGCTGCACCGCCTGTGGCGAGAAGAGAACATCAACTGGGAAGGCCGCTTCCGCACCCCACTGCACCGGTTCACTTCGATTCCCCGACCGCTGGACAACCTGCCGCCCTTCGTCTGGCATGGCTCGATCCGTACCCCGGAGATCGCCGAGCAGGCGGCGCGCCATGGCGATGGTTTCTTTGCCAGCCATATCCTCTGGCCCAAGGGGCACTTCCAGCGCATGGTGGCCTTCTACCGCTCGCGATTCGCCCACTACGGCCACGGCACCCCGCAACAGGCCATGGTCGGGCTGGGCGGGCACATCTACGTCAACCGCCAGTCCCAGGTCGCCCGCGAACGCTTCCGCCCGTTCTTCGACAACGCGCCGGTGTATGGCCATGGGCCTTCACTGGAAGAGTTCATGCGCGAGACGCCACTGTCGGTTGGCAGCCCCCAGGAGATCATCGACAAGACCCTGACCTTCCGCGAGCAGTTCGGCGACTACCAGCGCCAGCTGTTCCTGTTCGACCATGCCGGTATTCCCCTGCCGGAGGTGCTGGACATGCTGGAGCTGTTCGGCAGCGAGATCCTGCCGGTGCTGCGCCGGGAAACCGCCAAGGGGCGCAACCCCGGCGCGGCCGAGCCGCCGACCCACGCCGGGCGCCTCGCCCAGCGCGAACAACGCGTGGAGTAA
- the cydB gene encoding cytochrome d ubiquinol oxidase subunit II — protein MGIDLPLIWAVIIIFGVMMYVVMDGFDLGIGMLFPFVNEERDRDVMMNTVAPVWDGNETWLVLGGAALFGAFPLAYSVVLEALYLPLILMLVGLIFRGVAFEFRFKARANRRHIWDKAFIWGSLVATFFQGVALGAFIEGFKVVDRKFAGGTLDWLTPFTLFCGLGLIVAYTLLGCTWLIMKTEGPLQQKMHDIARPLALVLLAVIGIVSLWTPIAYPQIAERWFSMPNLVWFMPVPILVLVTFYGLLRAVARNAHYTPFLLTLVLIFLGYSGLGISLWPNIIPPSISIWDAAAPPQSQGFMLVGTLFILPFILGYTYWSYYVFRGKVTHEDGYH, from the coding sequence ATGGGTATCGATCTTCCGCTGATCTGGGCCGTGATCATCATCTTCGGCGTCATGATGTACGTCGTGATGGATGGTTTCGACCTGGGCATCGGCATGCTTTTCCCCTTCGTCAACGAAGAGCGTGATCGCGATGTGATGATGAACACCGTCGCCCCGGTCTGGGACGGCAATGAGACCTGGTTGGTACTGGGTGGCGCTGCGCTGTTCGGCGCCTTCCCGCTGGCCTATTCGGTGGTGCTCGAGGCGCTGTACCTGCCGTTGATCCTGATGCTGGTGGGCCTGATCTTCCGGGGCGTGGCCTTCGAGTTCCGCTTCAAGGCCCGCGCCAACCGGCGGCATATCTGGGACAAGGCGTTCATCTGGGGTTCGCTGGTGGCGACCTTCTTCCAGGGCGTGGCCCTGGGCGCCTTCATCGAAGGCTTCAAGGTGGTCGACCGCAAGTTCGCCGGCGGCACCCTGGACTGGCTGACTCCGTTCACGCTGTTCTGCGGCCTGGGCCTGATCGTGGCCTATACCCTGCTGGGTTGCACCTGGCTGATCATGAAGACCGAGGGACCGCTGCAGCAGAAGATGCATGACATCGCCCGGCCCCTGGCGCTGGTGCTACTGGCGGTGATCGGCATCGTCAGCCTGTGGACGCCGATCGCCTACCCACAGATCGCCGAGCGCTGGTTCAGCATGCCCAACCTGGTCTGGTTCATGCCGGTGCCGATCCTGGTGCTGGTGACCTTCTACGGCTTGCTGCGGGCGGTGGCGCGTAACGCGCACTACACGCCGTTCCTGTTGACCCTGGTGCTGATCTTCCTGGGCTACAGCGGGTTGGGCATCAGCCTGTGGCCGAACATCATCCCCCCGTCGATCAGCATCTGGGACGCCGCGGCGCCGCCGCAGAGCCAGGGCTTCATGCTGGTGGGCACGCTGTTCATCTTGCCGTTCATCCTGGGTTACACCTACTGGAGCTACTACGTGTTCCGCGGCAAGGTGACCCATGAAGATGGCTATCACTAG
- a CDS encoding methyltransferase, which produces MPLFNSPFADLDLIRQPEQANDPLLAFDAADQYLLEHLATQLPVANGKVLVLNDSFGALAASLAGQLEVISSGDSHLARMALEKNLARNGKGFDSVPFVPANEAWQGPFDRVLVRVPKTLALLEEQLIRLQGQLAPGAQVIAGAMIKHLPRAAGDLMEKYIGPVQASLAQKKARLLTATVAERPLARSPYPSRYRLDSPALELVNHANVFCREGLDIGTRAFLPHLPRNLGQARVADLGCGNGVLAIANALANPDAHYTLVDESYMAVQSARDNWQAALGERTAEFYAADGLAGQEKQSLDVVLCNPPFHQQQVVGDFLAWRMFQQAREALVVGGALYIVGNRHLGYHSKLARLFRGVEQVAATPKFVVLKARK; this is translated from the coding sequence ATGCCCCTGTTCAACAGCCCCTTCGCCGACCTCGACCTGATCCGCCAGCCGGAGCAGGCCAACGACCCGCTGCTGGCTTTCGATGCCGCCGACCAGTATCTGCTGGAACACCTGGCGACCCAACTGCCGGTCGCCAACGGCAAGGTACTGGTGCTCAATGACAGCTTCGGCGCCCTGGCGGCCAGCCTGGCTGGCCAGTTGGAGGTGATCAGCAGCGGTGACTCGCACCTGGCGCGCATGGCGCTGGAGAAGAACCTGGCACGTAACGGCAAGGGCTTTGACAGCGTGCCGTTCGTTCCTGCCAACGAAGCCTGGCAAGGCCCGTTCGACCGGGTGCTGGTGCGGGTGCCCAAAACCCTGGCACTGCTCGAAGAGCAACTGATCCGCCTGCAGGGCCAGTTGGCTCCAGGTGCCCAGGTGATCGCCGGCGCCATGATCAAGCACCTGCCCCGTGCTGCGGGCGACCTGATGGAGAAGTACATCGGGCCGGTCCAGGCTTCGCTGGCGCAGAAAAAGGCCCGCCTGCTCACCGCCACCGTCGCCGAGCGCCCATTGGCGCGCTCTCCCTACCCTAGCCGCTACCGCCTGGACAGCCCCGCCCTGGAGCTGGTCAATCATGCCAACGTGTTCTGCCGCGAAGGGCTGGATATTGGCACCCGCGCCTTCCTGCCCCACCTGCCGCGCAACCTGGGCCAGGCACGGGTCGCGGACCTGGGCTGCGGCAACGGCGTGCTGGCCATCGCCAATGCCCTGGCCAACCCCGATGCCCACTACACATTGGTGGACGAGTCGTACATGGCAGTGCAGTCGGCCCGTGACAACTGGCAGGCGGCGCTGGGCGAACGTACAGCCGAGTTTTACGCAGCCGATGGCTTGGCCGGGCAAGAAAAGCAGTCGCTGGATGTGGTGCTGTGCAACCCGCCATTCCACCAGCAGCAGGTGGTCGGCGACTTCCTCGCCTGGCGGATGTTCCAGCAAGCCCGTGAGGCGCTGGTGGTAGGGGGGGCGTTGTATATCGTCGGCAACCGGCACCTGGGCTATCACAGCAAGCTGGCGCGGTTGTTCCGTGGCGTCGAGCAGGTGGCGGCAACACCGAAGTTCGTGGTGTTGAAAGCCCGGAAATGA
- a CDS encoding tautomerase family protein: protein MDPMQRKSDMPEVIVYATAGRSDLQKKKLLRSVTEAVANSFEIAREHVVVQIVEAPPGDKAKGGIPFDER from the coding sequence ATGGACCCCATGCAAAGGAAAAGCGACATGCCAGAAGTGATCGTCTATGCAACCGCAGGCCGTTCCGACCTGCAGAAGAAAAAACTGCTGCGCTCGGTGACCGAGGCGGTGGCCAACAGCTTCGAGATCGCCCGTGAGCACGTGGTGGTGCAGATCGTCGAGGCTCCGCCCGGCGACAAAGCCAAGGGCGGTATCCCCTTCGACGAACGTTGA
- a CDS encoding MFS transporter codes for MSDSAPQLLRHHRPFIAFWLARVFTASGFQMLTVAIGWHLYQLTGNVLDLGLVGLAEFAPRVLFMLHTGHVADRYDRRKVAALCQTLQALIALTLALGSATDSVSRELIFVLAFLLGATRSFEMPATQALLPNVVPPGLFPRAVAASASASQAATIVAPAVGGLLYAFGSTWVYGPTVGLYVIACLLTLSLDARQQIPQRGRASLDSLLAGIRFIRSRPDILGAISLDLFAVLLGGATALLPVFAKDILLTGAWGLGLLRSAPAVGALLMSLWLARFPVERKVGLTMFTAVGVFGVATIAFGLSTSFWFSLAVLVVLGAADMISMVIRSAFVQLETPDEMRGRVSAVNGLFIGASNQLGEFESGITAHWFGTVPAVVLGGVGTLVVTGVWMKLFPTLTHRDRMHQGPL; via the coding sequence ATGTCCGATTCCGCCCCGCAATTGCTGCGCCATCACCGCCCTTTCATTGCCTTCTGGCTGGCCCGCGTGTTCACCGCCAGTGGCTTCCAGATGCTCACCGTGGCCATCGGCTGGCACCTCTACCAATTGACCGGCAATGTGCTCGACCTGGGCCTGGTCGGCCTGGCCGAGTTCGCCCCCCGCGTGCTGTTCATGCTGCACACCGGCCACGTCGCCGACCGCTACGACCGGCGCAAGGTCGCTGCCCTGTGCCAGACCCTGCAGGCGCTGATCGCCCTGACGCTGGCCCTGGGCAGTGCCACCGACAGCGTCAGCCGCGAGCTGATCTTCGTGCTGGCCTTCCTGCTCGGCGCCACCCGCTCGTTCGAGATGCCGGCAACCCAGGCCTTGCTGCCCAACGTGGTGCCGCCCGGGCTGTTCCCACGCGCGGTGGCGGCTTCGGCCTCGGCTTCCCAGGCGGCCACCATTGTTGCCCCGGCAGTGGGTGGCCTGCTGTATGCCTTCGGCAGCACCTGGGTGTATGGCCCGACCGTGGGCCTGTATGTGATTGCCTGCCTGCTTACCTTGAGCCTGGACGCCCGCCAGCAGATCCCGCAACGCGGCCGCGCCAGTCTCGACTCGCTGCTGGCCGGGATCCGCTTCATCCGTAGCCGCCCGGACATCCTCGGCGCCATCTCGCTGGACCTGTTCGCCGTGCTGCTGGGCGGCGCCACCGCGCTGCTGCCGGTGTTCGCCAAGGACATCCTGCTCACCGGCGCCTGGGGCCTGGGCCTGCTGCGTTCGGCGCCCGCCGTCGGTGCACTGCTGATGTCACTGTGGCTGGCGCGCTTCCCGGTGGAACGCAAGGTAGGGCTGACCATGTTCACCGCGGTGGGTGTGTTCGGAGTGGCGACCATCGCCTTCGGCCTCTCGACCTCCTTCTGGTTCTCCCTGGCGGTGCTGGTGGTACTGGGTGCAGCGGACATGATCAGCATGGTCATCCGCAGCGCCTTCGTGCAGTTGGAGACACCAGACGAGATGCGCGGCCGGGTGAGCGCCGTGAATGGGTTGTTCATCGGTGCCTCGAATCAGCTCGGCGAGTTCGAATCGGGCATCACCGCACACTGGTTTGGCACAGTACCGGCGGTGGTGCTCGGTGGCGTAGGCACGCTGGTGGTAACGGGAGTGTGGATGAAGCTGTTCCCGACCTTGACCCATCGCGACCGCATGCACCAAGGCCCCCTGTAG